The Mercurialis annua linkage group LG8, ddMerAnnu1.2, whole genome shotgun sequence genome window below encodes:
- the LOC126662342 gene encoding cysteine-rich and transmembrane domain-containing protein WIH2-like, with the protein MSYYNQQQPPVGVPPPQGYPPEGYAKDAYPPQGYPPQGYPQGYPPQGYPPQGGYPPQYAPQYAQPPPRQNNSSGCMEGCLAALCCCCLLDACF; encoded by the exons ATGAGTTATTACAATCAACAACAGCCCCCTGTTGGTGTTCCTCCTCCTCAAG GTTATCCACCAGAGGGATACGCTAAAGACGCTTATCCACCACAGGGTTATCCGCCGCAGGGATATCCACAGGGCTATCCACCACAGGGATACCCTCCTCAAGGCGGCTATCCACCGCAGTATGCTCCTCAGTATGCTCAACCGCCGCCGAGACAAAATAATAGTTCTGGTTGTATGGAAGGATG TTTAGCTGCTCTGTGCTGTTGCTGCCTGCTAGATGCCTGCTTCTGA
- the LOC126661188 gene encoding uncharacterized protein LOC126661188, with amino-acid sequence MEKEVLKWKWIATGASIWIQCSSGASYTFGIYSPILNSSQNYDQQTLDTVSVFKDIRANAGIISGLLYSAVTLDRNRLWLGLFGSSWVVHAAGAIQCFIGYFMMWASVVGLIPRPPVPVMCLGHHCGYYEDN; translated from the coding sequence atggaaaaagagGTGCTAAAATGGAAATGGATAGCAACTGGGGCAAGCATATGGATTCAGTGCAGCAGTGGTGCATCCTACACCTTCGGCATCTACTCTCCCATTCTCAACTCCTCCCAAAACTACGACCAACAAACTCTCGACACCGTCTCTGTGTTCAAAGACATCCGCGCTAACGCTGGAATCATCTCCGGCCTCCTCTATTCCGCCGTCACCCTCGACCGCAACCGCCTATGGCTCGGCTTATTTGGGTCTTCATGGGTGGTTCACGCTGCCGGAGCAATCCAATGCTTTATCGGGTATTTCATGATGTGGGCCAGTGTTGTTGGGTTGATCCCACGGCCGCCGGTGCCTGTTATGTGTTTGGGTCACCATTGTGGGTATTATGAAGATAATTGA